GCTTATAGAATCAATAGCCGTTTTAGCCTCAATAGATTGGACTGCAGATGGCTTTGTATCAATTGGCTGTTTGTTATCAAGTAGCACGTGAGCACTGCGATGAATTGGCTCTGGATTTTGTGTAACCGTACTAGAAGCATTAGCACTTTGATGACTACTTATATTTTCACTATTTTTTTTTTGAGCAGAGTTTGACTCAGCAGGAGAGAACGCCAACATCCGGAGCAAGCTCATGGTAAATCCAGCATATTCATCGGGTGCTAGACCAATATCTCTACCACCTAATAAAGCAATTTGATAATAAAGTTGTAATTTCTCGGCAGATAAGGCTTGGGCAAGTTGCAATAAACTATCTCGTTCAGGTAAATCATGACTAATGGTTTCTGGAACGGTTTGTGCAATGGCTATCTGGTGCAATAGTTTGGCCAGATCATTTAAAGCAGCTTCAAACGATATGCTGCGCGCTTCCATTTCTTGCGCTTTAGCAATTAAACTAGCGCCATCTTCATTGATTAAAGCATGAATAATATCAAACAGATAGCTCTGGTCAATTGCCCCCAACATACTTCGCACATCAGCCTCATTCACTGCTTGATTGCCATAAGCAATCGCTTGATCAGTTAGTGATAACGCATCGCGCATACTGCCTTCTGCGGCCCGTGCAATCAATTGTATTCCAGCCATCTCAAATGGAATATTTTCTTGCGTTAACACCTCTTGCAAGTGCGCAATAATTGTTGGGCTAGCCATTTGGCGTAAATTAAACTGCAGGCAACGAGATAGAACGGTAACCGGTACTTTTTGCGGATCCGTCGTCGCTAAGATGAATTTAACATGTGCAGGTGGCTCTTCAAGTGTTTTAAGCATAGCATTGAAGGCGCTTTTGGATAGCATGTGTACTTCATCAATAATGTACACTTTAAAACGACCTGATGTCGGTGCATATTGTGCATTCTCAAGCAACTCGCGCATTGCATCAACT
This region of Methylophilaceae bacterium genomic DNA includes:
- the dnaX gene encoding DNA polymerase III subunit gamma/tau, with product MSHQVLARKWRPKSFETLVGQPHVVRALTNALEQQRIHHAYLFTGTRGVGKTTLARIIAKSLNCETGITAKPCGICNACTEIDKGRFVDLLEVDAASNTQVDAMRELLENAQYAPTSGRFKVYIIDEVHMLSKSAFNAMLKTLEEPPAHVKFILATTDPQKVPVTVLSRCLQFNLRQMASPTIIAHLQEVLTQENIPFEMAGIQLIARAAEGSMRDALSLTDQAIAYGNQAVNEADVRSMLGAIDQSYLFDIIHALINEDGASLIAKAQEMEARSISFEAALNDLAKLLHQIAIAQTVPETISHDLPERDSLLQLAQALSAEKLQLYYQIALLGGRDIGLAPDEYAGFTMSLLRMLAFSPAESNSAQKKNSENISSHQSANASSTVTQNPEPIHRSAHVLLDNKQPIDTKPSAVQSIEAKTAIDSISTPLEEPEVLTNNMPILFDGNWRKLIELHLKLGIARALAQHCEMLSYDENSITLRVAEKQKHLVSATYQEKLSSAINMHFGRKIELHFQIDSEANTPAKEQAEEKAVIQSSAEEAIMNDAFVQALINDFDAKIIPNSIKPTT